The Electrophorus electricus isolate fEleEle1 chromosome 19, fEleEle1.pri, whole genome shotgun sequence genome has a segment encoding these proteins:
- the LOC113569064 gene encoding B-cell receptor CD22-like, translated as MDVTVSEEATSEYGCGARRGQYYTHYSDVVKITAAARPKAVASIKPDPQVFEGETVTLRCNIQRRGVSKWQYSWKKEGSLSPVSREQVYTISGAEESHTGNYTCRGTEAGGSRYSYTSDAVTLTVSAVKPKPELTSSPQGAALMGNPVTLYCKLEQSAGWRFYWSKHTQNPENETNTATRSYTISAVKLSDGGQYWCRAGRGNPVYYTHYSDALWVNITDVSSLVSLIIIPNRTQHFSGHSLSLSCEDQRNSTTWRVMQDSQNRSVSDCPSDMGSVTSSTCNISSLSTAHTGMYWCQSKSVGSSKSVNITVHDGDVILDSPVHPVTEGDPLTLQCLLNKTPSNLIAYFYKDGSFIQDQTTGQITIHAISKSDEGLYHCEYPERRASPQSWVSVRGIKSSNKSKSSVCL; from the exons CGAGACCAAAAGCTGTGGCCTCCATAAAGCCTGATCCACAGGTATTTGAGGGAGAGACTGTCACTCTCAGATGTAACATACAGAGAAGAGGCGTCTCTAAGTGGCAGTACAGCTGGAAGAAAGAGGGTTCACTCAGTCCTGTCAGCAGAGAACAGGTGTACACAATCAGTGGTGCTGAAGAGTCTCATACAGGTAACTACACCTGtagaggaacagaggcaggaggatCCCGCTACTCCTACACCAGTGATGCTGTTACGCTGACTGTATCAG CAGTGAAACCTAAACCTGAACTCACATCTAGCCCTCAAGGAGCTGCACTGATgggaaacccagtgactctgTACTGTAAGCTGGAGCAGTCTGCTGGATGGAGGTTTTACtggtccaaacacacacagaaccctgagaatgagaccaacactgcaacACGCTCCTACACCATCAGTGCAGTGAAGCTTtctgatggaggccagtactggtgtagagctggcagaggaaatccagtctactacacacactacagtgatgcGCTCTGGGTAAACATTACTG ATGTGTCTTCTCTAGTCTCTCTGATCATCATTCCCAACAGAACTCAACACTTCAGtggtcactctctctcactgagctgtgaggaCCAGAGGAACTCTACTACATGGAGAGTCATGCAGGACTCACAAAATAGGAGTGTGTCAGACTGTCCATCAGACATGGGATCAGTTACAAGCTCTACATGCAACAtcagctctctctccacagcCCATACTGGAatgtactggtgtcagtctaAATCTGTAGGGAGCAGTAAATCTGTCAACATCACAGTGCATG ATGGTGATGTGATCCTGGACAGTCCTGTACatcctgtgactgagggagatccTCTGACTCTACAATGTTTATTGAACAAAACACCTTCAAACCTCATAGCTTACTTCTATAAAGATGGATCATTCATTCAGGACCAGACCACAGGACAGATAACCATCCATGCCATCTCAAAATCAGATGAGGGTCTCTACCACTGTGAATACCCAGAGAGAAGAGCGTCACCACAGAGCTGGGTCTCAGTCAGAG gcATTAAATCATCAAACAAATCTAAATCAAGTG TGTGCTTGTGA